The following coding sequences lie in one Enterococcus sp. 9E7_DIV0242 genomic window:
- the tilS gene encoding tRNA lysidine(34) synthetase TilS, which yields MLEKFYRLGGKKNHWRKGDRILLAISGGLDSMILLFLMCRVAEKTGCTVGVAHVNHQLRPESDEEERYLEAFCRENQLAFYSKRWEENLLISSVEVRAREFRYTFFKSIMEKESFNTLMTAHHMDDQAETILMRLTRGSTLRNLVGIREEQSFGSGRLIRPLLIFSKDELKVFAKEQNIVYFEDSSNHSDLYFRNRVRHHVVPYLKEENRNFLEHISTFSHQVDLVDELIQEITGAKYKEWVKKIDTGWQLDLSVLQNESRSFRYFFLQFFLQKTLVEKNIAINKEQLETLYNILAQSDPQKVVMLEKGWRFIKEYNTAFLVQETTIPTVEFSLPIGEGIFLSDTEWLGLSSFDRPVIVPERIKAWEAEERLLSVETKLPLKVRHRNAGDRIALTPFLTKRLNRLFIDRKIPNSSRENAWVILTDRNEILWVPKFANSHLSIPEETDKIHYRLLYKTKG from the coding sequence GTGCTAGAGAAATTTTACCGACTTGGGGGAAAAAAGAATCATTGGCGTAAAGGTGATCGAATCCTGTTGGCTATTTCAGGCGGACTTGATTCGATGATTTTGCTTTTTCTGATGTGTAGAGTAGCTGAAAAAACAGGCTGCACAGTTGGTGTTGCACACGTCAATCATCAATTGCGTCCTGAATCAGATGAAGAGGAGCGTTATCTTGAAGCGTTCTGCCGAGAAAATCAACTGGCATTTTACTCAAAGCGTTGGGAAGAGAATCTGCTGATCAGTAGTGTTGAAGTGAGAGCCAGAGAATTCAGATACACTTTTTTTAAAAGTATTATGGAAAAAGAATCATTCAATACGCTCATGACTGCTCATCATATGGACGACCAAGCAGAGACGATACTAATGCGCCTGACTAGAGGCAGTACATTGAGAAATTTAGTCGGAATAAGAGAAGAACAGTCCTTTGGCTCAGGTAGGCTCATTCGGCCTTTGTTGATTTTTTCTAAAGATGAGCTGAAAGTGTTCGCCAAAGAGCAGAATATTGTGTATTTTGAAGATAGCTCAAATCATTCAGACCTGTATTTTAGAAATCGGGTACGGCATCATGTTGTTCCTTACTTAAAGGAAGAAAACAGGAATTTTCTTGAACATATTTCAACCTTCAGTCACCAAGTAGACTTAGTGGATGAACTGATTCAGGAAATAACAGGTGCTAAATACAAAGAATGGGTTAAGAAAATCGATACGGGTTGGCAACTGGATCTATCAGTATTACAAAACGAAAGCCGTAGCTTTCGCTATTTCTTTTTGCAGTTTTTCTTACAGAAAACTTTGGTTGAAAAAAACATCGCTATCAACAAAGAGCAGCTTGAAACTCTGTATAATATCCTTGCTCAATCCGACCCTCAAAAAGTTGTTATGCTGGAAAAAGGCTGGCGTTTTATTAAAGAATACAATACAGCATTTTTAGTGCAGGAAACAACTATACCAACCGTGGAGTTTTCTTTGCCTATCGGTGAAGGAATCTTTTTATCTGATACGGAGTGGCTTGGGCTTAGCTCTTTTGACAGACCGGTTATAGTGCCGGAAAGGATCAAAGCGTGGGAAGCGGAGGAACGCCTGCTTTCAGTAGAAACAAAGCTTCCACTTAAAGTCAGACATAGAAACGCTGGGGATCGAATCGCACTCACCCCTTTTTTGACGAAACGCCTCAATCGACTTTTTATCGATAGAAAAATACCGAATTCCTCAAGAGAAAATGCGTGGGTCATTCTGACTGATCGAAACGAGATCCTCTGGGTGCCTAAATTTGCAAATTCCCATTTGAGTATTCCCGAAGAAACTGATAAAATACACTACAGACTCCTTTATAAAACAAAGGGGTAA
- the hpt gene encoding hypoxanthine phosphoribosyltransferase, with protein MLEKDIKNILITKEQIAEKNAELGKKLTEDYKEKSPLVIGILKGAVPFLADVVRQIDAHLEMDFMAVSSYGNATVSSGEVKIVKDLDTNVEGRHILIVEDIIDSGRTLAYLVDLFKYRKAASVKIVTFLDKPEGRVVDIDADYVGFNIPNEFVVGYGLDYAESYRNLPYVGVLKPEVYESK; from the coding sequence ATGCTAGAGAAAGATATTAAAAACATTTTGATAACAAAAGAACAGATTGCTGAAAAAAATGCTGAGCTTGGAAAAAAATTGACAGAGGATTACAAAGAAAAAAGCCCTCTTGTTATTGGAATTTTGAAAGGAGCAGTTCCTTTTCTTGCAGATGTCGTACGACAAATCGACGCACATTTAGAAATGGATTTCATGGCTGTTTCCAGTTATGGTAACGCAACAGTATCTTCCGGAGAAGTGAAAATCGTTAAGGATCTGGATACAAATGTAGAAGGTCGTCATATCTTAATCGTTGAAGATATCATAGATAGTGGACGGACACTTGCTTACCTTGTGGATTTGTTCAAATATAGAAAAGCAGCTTCTGTAAAAATCGTTACCTTCTTAGATAAACCTGAGGGACGCGTAGTGGATATTGATGCTGACTACGTGGGATTCAATATCCCAAATGAGTTTGTTGTAGGCTATGGATTGGATTATGCAGAATCCTATCGTAACCTTCCATATGTCGGTGTATTGAAGCCGGAAGTATACGAATCAAAATAA
- the ftsH gene encoding ATP-dependent zinc metalloprotease FtsH, whose product MNKKGGGMRNGLYYVLVILAMIMVGSFIFGNNSSQSPDIEFSKFREQLDSGEIKTMTIQPTNGVFKIVGEYKEEQKIENESGLSLWGNSEVTTKKFSTIVLPSDTTLTEVQNIAQQNEVKLSVKEQSTSGTWISLIFSFLPIILLFFMFYMMMGQQGGGGGGGGRVMNFGKSKAKEADKTASRVRFTDVAGAEEEKQELVEVVEFLKDPRRFVELGARIPAGVLLEGPPGTGKTLLAKAVAGEAGVPFYSISGSEFVEMFVGVGASRVRDLFETAKKNAPSIIFIDEIDAVGRQRGAGMGGGHDEREQTLNQLLVEMDGFDGNEGVIVIAATNRSDVLDAALLRPGRFDRQILVGRPDVKGREAILKVHARNKPLADDVDLKVVAQQTPGFAGADLENVLNEAALVAARRNKKKIDASDIDEAEDRVIAGPAKKDRVINKKEREMVAYHEAGHTIVGLVLSRARVVHKVTIIPRGRAGGYMIALPKEDQFLLTKEDMFEQLVGLLGGRTAEEIVFGVQSTGASNDFEQATGLARSMVTEYGMSDKLGPVQYEGNHQVFVGRDYGQTKAYSEQVAFEIDQEVRKLLMDAHAKAREIIETHRDKHKLIAEMLLEYETLDAKAIKSLFETGEMPAGSSSEFPSEKAQTFEEAKRALEEKDAQKQAEEKRNADEVKQDLESDAEEVKTEADETEKKVQLDKKEDDSSKDDSDSERENFDDRYK is encoded by the coding sequence ATGAATAAAAAAGGTGGCGGCATGAGAAATGGCCTATACTATGTATTAGTCATTTTAGCGATGATCATGGTTGGAAGCTTCATCTTTGGAAACAACAGCTCCCAATCTCCTGATATCGAATTCTCTAAGTTTAGAGAACAACTTGATAGCGGAGAGATCAAAACAATGACGATCCAACCGACAAATGGTGTATTCAAAATTGTCGGAGAGTACAAAGAAGAGCAAAAAATCGAAAATGAAAGCGGACTGTCTCTTTGGGGGAATTCCGAAGTAACAACGAAGAAATTCTCTACCATTGTTCTGCCAAGTGATACAACACTGACAGAGGTACAAAATATAGCACAGCAGAACGAAGTGAAGCTTTCCGTGAAGGAACAGTCAACAAGTGGAACATGGATTTCGTTGATCTTCAGCTTCCTGCCAATCATACTGCTCTTCTTCATGTTCTACATGATGATGGGACAGCAAGGCGGCGGTGGCGGTGGCGGCGGCCGTGTCATGAACTTTGGGAAATCCAAAGCGAAAGAGGCCGACAAAACAGCGAGTCGTGTTCGTTTTACAGATGTAGCTGGTGCAGAAGAAGAGAAACAAGAACTTGTTGAAGTGGTTGAGTTCTTGAAAGACCCGCGTCGTTTTGTAGAACTGGGTGCACGTATTCCTGCCGGGGTACTTTTAGAAGGACCTCCGGGAACTGGTAAAACCCTACTTGCTAAAGCAGTAGCTGGTGAAGCAGGCGTACCATTCTATTCTATTTCAGGTTCTGAGTTCGTAGAAATGTTCGTCGGTGTCGGTGCAAGCCGTGTCCGTGATCTATTTGAAACAGCGAAGAAGAACGCACCTTCAATCATCTTCATCGATGAAATCGATGCAGTTGGTCGTCAACGTGGTGCCGGAATGGGCGGCGGTCATGATGAGCGTGAGCAAACATTGAATCAGCTGCTTGTTGAAATGGATGGTTTTGACGGGAATGAAGGAGTAATTGTCATTGCTGCAACGAACCGTTCAGATGTATTGGATGCTGCATTACTTCGTCCAGGACGTTTTGACCGTCAAATTTTAGTTGGTCGTCCGGATGTTAAGGGTCGTGAAGCGATTCTAAAAGTACATGCGCGTAATAAACCATTGGCAGACGATGTTGATTTGAAAGTCGTTGCACAACAAACACCAGGCTTTGCCGGTGCGGATCTGGAAAACGTCTTGAATGAAGCGGCATTAGTTGCTGCCAGAAGAAACAAGAAGAAGATCGATGCGTCTGATATTGATGAGGCCGAAGATCGTGTGATTGCCGGTCCAGCTAAAAAAGACCGTGTTATCAATAAGAAGGAACGTGAAATGGTTGCTTACCATGAAGCGGGACATACAATCGTTGGTTTGGTACTAAGTCGTGCCCGCGTCGTTCATAAAGTAACAATCATTCCTCGTGGTCGTGCAGGCGGCTATATGATCGCTTTACCAAAAGAAGATCAGTTCTTGTTGACTAAGGAAGATATGTTTGAACAATTAGTTGGTTTGCTTGGTGGACGCACTGCAGAAGAAATCGTCTTCGGTGTTCAGTCAACAGGTGCTTCTAATGACTTTGAACAAGCAACTGGGTTAGCTCGTAGCATGGTTACTGAGTACGGAATGAGTGATAAGCTTGGACCTGTACAGTATGAAGGAAACCATCAAGTCTTTGTCGGTCGCGATTATGGACAGACAAAAGCTTACTCAGAGCAAGTTGCGTTTGAAATCGATCAAGAAGTTCGCAAACTACTGATGGACGCACATGCAAAAGCACGTGAAATTATTGAAACACATCGCGATAAACATAAATTAATTGCGGAAATGCTTTTGGAATATGAAACACTGGATGCCAAAGCGATTAAATCTCTGTTTGAAACAGGAGAAATGCCGGCAGGAAGCTCTAGTGAATTCCCAAGTGAGAAAGCACAAACTTTCGAAGAAGCTAAACGTGCCTTAGAAGAAAAAGATGCGCAAAAGCAAGCCGAAGAAAAACGGAATGCTGACGAAGTCAAACAAGACCTTGAATCGGACGCAGAAGAAGTGAAAACAGAAGCTGATGAGACCGAAAAGAAAGTTCAACTTGATAAAAAAGAAGATGACTCTTCTAAAGATGACTCTGATTCTGAACGCGAGAACTTTGACGATCGTTATAAATAG
- the hslO gene encoding Hsp33 family molecular chaperone HslO, translated as MEDYLVKALCYKGSIRAYALCATNTIAEAQQRHDTWSSSTAALGRTMVGSLLLGATLKGEDKLTVKVQGNGPAGAIIVDSNGSGDVKGYIKNPHVSLKLNDSGKIDVRGAVGDVGVFTVIKDLGLKETFSGQTPIVSGEIGEDFTYFMTVSEQIPSAIGLSVLVDTDDTVKAAGGFMIQVMPGADEKTIDFIEKRLLEVPMVSRLLEDGESPEQILERLLGEGEVDILEKMPVQFKCDCSKDKFGTAIIAVGLDEINAMIEEDHGAEAVCQFCGNKYQYSETDLIELREEAIKNTLKGREE; from the coding sequence ATGGAAGATTATTTAGTAAAAGCACTTTGTTATAAAGGATCAATCAGAGCGTACGCTCTTTGTGCAACAAATACAATTGCAGAAGCACAGCAAAGACATGACACTTGGAGTTCATCAACAGCAGCATTGGGAAGAACAATGGTCGGCTCGTTACTGCTTGGCGCGACACTTAAAGGCGAAGATAAGCTGACTGTGAAAGTACAGGGGAATGGTCCTGCCGGAGCAATCATTGTTGACAGCAATGGTAGTGGCGATGTAAAAGGCTACATCAAAAATCCTCATGTAAGCTTGAAGCTGAATGACAGTGGCAAAATCGATGTTCGAGGTGCTGTTGGCGATGTTGGTGTATTTACAGTTATTAAGGATTTGGGCTTGAAGGAAACTTTTTCCGGTCAAACACCGATTGTTTCCGGAGAAATTGGTGAGGACTTTACCTATTTTATGACGGTTTCTGAACAAATTCCTTCTGCTATCGGGTTAAGTGTGCTAGTGGATACAGATGATACGGTTAAAGCTGCAGGTGGATTTATGATTCAAGTTATGCCAGGTGCAGACGAGAAGACGATCGATTTTATTGAAAAGCGTCTATTAGAAGTACCTATGGTATCACGTCTATTGGAAGATGGCGAGTCACCGGAGCAAATCTTGGAACGATTGCTAGGTGAAGGAGAAGTAGATATCCTTGAAAAAATGCCTGTTCAATTTAAGTGTGATTGTTCAAAAGATAAATTTGGAACAGCAATCATTGCTGTGGGACTGGACGAAATCAATGCGATGATCGAAGAAGATCATGGTGCAGAAGCAGTCTGCCAATTCTGTGGCAATAAGTACCAATATAGCGAAACCGATTTGATTGAGCTGAGAGAAGAAGCAATAAAAAATACATTAAAAGGTCGTGAAGAATAA
- the dusB gene encoding tRNA dihydrouridine synthase DusB — MWKIGNVEIPNRVVVAPMAGITNAAFRVTVKEFGAGLVVCEMISDKGIHFRNKKTLEMLYIDEREHPLSLQIFGGDKDTLVEAAQFVQEHTEADIIDINMGCPVNKVIKAEAGAKWLLDPNKVHEMVQAVTSAVDMPVTVKMRIGWDDEHVFAVENALAAEKGGAAAIAMHGRTRVQMYEGKANWDILKEVKSHLTIPFMGNGDVRTPEDAKRMLDYVGADGVMIGRAALGNPWMIHRTQHYLETGELIPEPTPFDKIETAKVHLQRLVDLKGESVAAREFRQHASYYLKGIPRAAKVKVAINQADTQKEIVDLMDGFVGKVSSAESVEEVI; from the coding sequence ATGTGGAAAATAGGTAATGTAGAAATCCCGAATCGCGTAGTCGTTGCACCCATGGCTGGAATTACCAATGCAGCATTTCGTGTCACTGTAAAGGAATTTGGTGCCGGATTAGTTGTCTGTGAAATGATCAGCGACAAAGGCATCCATTTTAGAAACAAAAAAACACTAGAAATGCTCTATATTGATGAGCGGGAACATCCGTTGAGTTTACAAATCTTTGGCGGGGATAAAGATACATTAGTCGAAGCAGCTCAATTCGTACAAGAACATACAGAAGCAGACATTATTGATATCAATATGGGCTGTCCTGTAAATAAGGTTATCAAAGCAGAAGCCGGAGCTAAATGGCTTCTTGATCCAAATAAAGTACATGAAATGGTCCAGGCAGTAACCTCTGCAGTCGACATGCCAGTAACTGTCAAGATGCGTATTGGTTGGGATGATGAGCATGTTTTTGCCGTTGAAAACGCATTGGCAGCAGAAAAGGGCGGAGCTGCAGCGATTGCCATGCATGGTCGTACGCGTGTCCAAATGTATGAAGGAAAAGCAAATTGGGATATCCTGAAAGAAGTAAAAAGCCATTTGACGATCCCTTTTATGGGCAATGGTGATGTCCGTACACCGGAAGATGCGAAAAGAATGCTGGACTACGTGGGTGCTGATGGTGTCATGATTGGTCGTGCAGCATTGGGAAACCCTTGGATGATTCACAGAACGCAGCATTATTTAGAAACTGGGGAATTAATTCCGGAACCAACACCATTTGATAAGATTGAAACAGCTAAGGTTCATTTGCAACGATTGGTTGACCTCAAAGGGGAATCTGTTGCAGCAAGAGAATTTCGTCAACACGCTTCCTACTATCTAAAAGGAATTCCACGAGCAGCAAAAGTGAAAGTGGCAATCAATCAGGCAGACACGCAAAAAGAAATCGTCGATTTAATGGATGGTTTCGTAGGGAAAGTGTCCTCTGCTGAAAGTGTTGAAGAAGTAATCTAA
- the lysS gene encoding lysine--tRNA ligase, producing MAEEQQSQVADLNDQMLVRREKMEKLREEGIDPFGKRFDRTHNSAELHETYDAQTKEELNEKDLSASVAGRMMTKRGKGKAGFAHLQDREGQIQIYVRKDQVGDEAYELFKHADLGDFFGVTGQIMKTDTGEVTVKAKTIVLLTKALRPLPDKYHGLTNIEQRYRQRYLDLISNKESFDRFMKRSQIISEIRRYLDGQGYMEVETPVLHNEAGGAAARPFITHHNALDIDLYLRIALELHLKRLVVGGMEKVYEIGRVFRNEGIDTTHNPEFTMLEAYTAYTDYKDVMDLTEGIIRNAAEKVLKTTTISYDGQEVDLGSAFGRVHMVDAIKAQTGVDFWKEMTVEEARAFAKEHNVEINENMSVGHILNEFFETHVEETLQQPTFIYGHPVEVSPLAKKNPEDPRFTDRFELFIVGKEFANAFTELNDPIDQRERFEDQEKERAQGNDEAHGVDEDFIEALEYGLPPTGGLGIGIDRLVMLLTDAQSIRDVLLFPTMR from the coding sequence GTGGCTGAAGAACAACAATCCCAAGTCGCGGATTTGAATGACCAAATGTTGGTGCGGCGTGAAAAGATGGAAAAACTACGCGAAGAAGGAATTGATCCATTCGGTAAACGTTTTGACCGCACGCATAATTCTGCTGAATTGCATGAAACCTATGATGCACAAACAAAGGAAGAGCTGAATGAGAAAGATTTGTCAGCCAGTGTAGCTGGCCGTATGATGACTAAGCGTGGAAAAGGGAAGGCTGGTTTCGCTCACCTGCAAGATCGTGAAGGTCAAATCCAAATATATGTAAGAAAGGACCAAGTCGGTGATGAAGCCTATGAGCTTTTCAAACATGCAGACTTAGGAGACTTTTTTGGTGTGACAGGTCAAATAATGAAGACAGATACAGGGGAAGTTACTGTAAAAGCAAAAACAATCGTGCTTTTAACAAAAGCACTACGTCCCCTTCCTGATAAATATCATGGATTAACCAATATCGAACAGCGCTATCGTCAACGTTATTTGGATTTAATCAGCAATAAAGAAAGCTTTGATCGCTTCATGAAGCGTAGTCAAATTATCAGTGAAATCCGTAGATATCTTGATGGTCAAGGGTATATGGAGGTAGAAACGCCGGTTCTTCATAATGAAGCTGGAGGTGCGGCAGCCCGTCCGTTTATTACACATCACAATGCGCTAGATATTGACTTGTATCTACGTATTGCTCTAGAACTCCATCTGAAACGATTAGTTGTCGGTGGGATGGAAAAAGTATATGAAATTGGACGAGTGTTCCGTAATGAAGGAATTGATACAACTCATAATCCAGAATTTACTATGCTTGAGGCGTATACTGCATACACAGATTATAAAGATGTGATGGATCTGACAGAAGGAATCATCCGCAACGCAGCTGAAAAAGTTCTTAAAACAACAACGATCAGCTATGATGGACAAGAAGTTGATTTAGGTAGTGCCTTCGGCCGTGTTCATATGGTAGATGCAATCAAAGCACAGACAGGTGTAGATTTCTGGAAAGAAATGACTGTTGAAGAAGCAAGAGCCTTTGCAAAAGAGCATAATGTAGAGATTAACGAGAATATGTCTGTGGGACATATTTTAAATGAGTTCTTCGAGACACATGTGGAAGAAACCTTGCAACAACCTACATTTATCTATGGTCATCCAGTAGAAGTTTCACCATTGGCTAAGAAAAATCCTGAAGATCCTCGCTTTACAGATCGCTTTGAGCTATTTATTGTAGGAAAAGAATTTGCCAATGCGTTTACTGAATTAAATGATCCAATCGATCAAAGAGAACGCTTTGAAGATCAAGAAAAAGAACGTGCCCAAGGAAATGATGAAGCACATGGTGTGGACGAAGACTTTATCGAAGCACTAGAATATGGGCTGCCACCAACCGGGGGCCTGGGAATTGGTATTGATCGTTTAGTCATGCTATTAACGGATGCACAGTCAATCAGAGATGTTCTGCTGTTCCCAACAATGCGTTAA
- a CDS encoding glycosyltransferase, producing the protein MKILLYFEGEKILAKSGIGRALDHQKRALSKAGIEYTLDPECTDYDILHINTYGIHSHGMVSKARKLGKKVIYHAHSTEEDFRNSFIGSNTISPLVKKYLVSLYKKADYIVTPTQYSKELLEGYGITVPISAISNGIDLHRFEPSAEKEQAFKEYFDIKENEKVIICVGLYFERKGITDFVKIAENLPQYRFIWFGHTPMYSIPKNIRDIVKEDHPANVEFPGYIKGDIIEGAYSGADLFFFPSHEETEGIVILEALASHQQILVRDIPVYNGWLEENINCYMGNSQEEFERLIQQILNEELPSTKKQGYLTAEEKSIERIGDELKKIYEKVLKSESKNESKTVIHHSNGF; encoded by the coding sequence TTGAAAATATTGTTATATTTTGAAGGTGAGAAGATATTAGCGAAATCCGGTATAGGAAGAGCGTTAGATCACCAAAAACGTGCACTTTCTAAAGCAGGGATTGAGTACACTTTAGATCCGGAATGTACGGATTATGATATTTTACATATCAATACATATGGAATACATAGTCATGGAATGGTAAGCAAAGCACGGAAACTTGGAAAGAAAGTAATTTATCATGCACATTCTACTGAAGAAGATTTCAGAAATTCATTTATTGGTTCTAATACCATCTCTCCTTTAGTAAAAAAATATTTAGTGAGCCTTTATAAAAAGGCTGACTATATCGTCACACCAACACAATATTCAAAAGAGCTTCTTGAAGGATATGGTATAACAGTACCTATCTCAGCTATTTCAAATGGTATTGATTTGCATCGCTTTGAACCATCAGCTGAAAAGGAACAAGCATTTAAAGAATATTTTGATATCAAAGAGAATGAAAAAGTGATTATCTGCGTTGGGCTATATTTTGAACGAAAAGGAATCACTGATTTTGTTAAAATCGCAGAGAACTTACCTCAATATCGTTTTATCTGGTTTGGACATACACCAATGTATTCTATTCCTAAAAATATTCGAGATATTGTAAAGGAAGATCATCCTGCAAATGTAGAGTTTCCAGGATACATTAAAGGTGATATTATAGAAGGAGCTTATTCGGGCGCTGATTTATTTTTCTTTCCATCTCATGAAGAGACAGAAGGGATTGTCATTTTGGAAGCTTTAGCTAGCCATCAACAAATTCTTGTTCGAGATATTCCAGTCTACAATGGTTGGTTGGAAGAAAATATTAATTGTTATATGGGAAATTCACAAGAAGAGTTTGAGCGCTTGATTCAGCAAATTCTTAATGAGGAATTACCATCTACAAAAAAACAGGGCTACTTAACTGCTGAAGAGAAAAGTATTGAACGTATCGGTGATGAGCTGAAAAAGATATATGAGAAAGTATTGAAAAGTGAAAGTAAAAATGAAAGTAAAACGGTTATACATCACAGTAATGGATTTTGA
- a CDS encoding glycosyltransferase family 4 protein, protein MKVGFFTDTYFPQISGVATSIQTLKEELEHNGHEVYIFTTTDPNASAFEEDVIRMPSVPLVSFKERRIVVRGMWYAYLIAKELDLDLIHTHTEFGAGMLGKMVAKKLKIPVIHTYHTMYEEYLHYIAKGKVLRPTHVKYFSKAFTNHTTGVVCPSKRVINKLQEYGIKIPMRVIPTGIDIDKFDRPDITEDMVKALRKDLGLTDDNLTLLSLSRISFEKNIQAILNGMSDVFKEFPKARLLIVGNGPYADGLKNLAAELGIQDRVIFTGEVPNDEVAIYYKAADYFVSASTSETQGLTYTEAIAAGLPCVVEGNDYLNDLLDHRSLGITFEKDEDFAQAFIDYVNEKNPTDQHIISKKLYEISSTYFGERMIDFYNDTLRYYEETVLAEKESFVSIEKIKVKFISLRKQ, encoded by the coding sequence GTGAAAGTAGGATTTTTCACGGATACTTATTTTCCCCAAATTAGTGGGGTTGCAACATCTATACAAACGTTGAAAGAAGAACTGGAGCATAATGGGCATGAGGTCTACATCTTTACGACCACAGATCCGAATGCTTCTGCATTTGAAGAAGATGTAATCAGAATGCCTAGCGTACCTTTGGTATCATTTAAAGAACGGCGAATTGTAGTTCGAGGAATGTGGTATGCGTATTTGATTGCGAAAGAATTGGACTTGGATCTGATTCATACACATACAGAGTTTGGCGCTGGAATGCTAGGAAAAATGGTAGCAAAGAAGTTGAAGATACCTGTGATCCATACCTATCATACGATGTATGAGGAATATCTTCATTATATTGCGAAGGGGAAGGTACTTCGTCCGACGCATGTGAAGTACTTTTCTAAAGCTTTCACGAACCATACAACTGGAGTAGTCTGCCCAAGTAAGAGAGTAATCAACAAGCTTCAAGAATATGGAATAAAGATACCCATGCGAGTGATACCTACTGGGATTGATATTGATAAATTTGATCGACCGGATATAACGGAAGATATGGTCAAAGCGTTAAGGAAAGATTTAGGGCTAACGGATGATAACCTTACATTGCTTTCACTTAGTCGAATATCGTTTGAAAAAAATATTCAGGCAATTCTTAATGGGATGTCAGATGTGTTTAAGGAGTTTCCAAAAGCACGCTTACTGATTGTCGGTAATGGTCCATATGCAGATGGACTGAAAAATCTGGCTGCAGAGCTTGGAATTCAAGATCGGGTAATTTTTACAGGAGAAGTTCCAAATGATGAAGTAGCAATCTATTATAAGGCAGCTGATTATTTTGTGAGTGCTTCAACCTCCGAAACACAGGGATTGACTTATACAGAAGCCATTGCGGCAGGCCTTCCATGTGTTGTCGAGGGAAATGACTATTTAAATGATTTATTGGATCATCGCTCTTTAGGGATAACCTTTGAAAAGGATGAAGATTTTGCTCAAGCATTTATTGATTATGTGAATGAGAAGAATCCAACAGATCAACATATTATCAGTAAAAAACTATATGAGATTTCTTCGACTTATTTTGGTGAACGAATGATCGATTTTTATAATGATACATTGAGATATTACGAGGAGACTGTTCTTGCTGAAAAAGAGAGCTTTGTTTCCATTGAAAAAATAAAAGTAAAATTTATTTCTTTGAGAAAACAATAA
- a CDS encoding NAD(P)-dependent oxidoreductase — MKTIGFIGIGVMGHSIVENMMKNGLNVAVYNRTKSKTDELVHKGAVWKDTPQEVATASEIIFTMVGFPQDVDKVYFGEDGIFKADITGKILVDLTTSTPSLAVRLAEQAEKQGASALDAPVSGGDLGAKNGTLTIMVGGNEEAYEKVVPIFKTFGKTFNLHGTAGKGQHTKMANQIMIAGTMTGMTEMLVYAEKAGLKLEKVIETLGGGSASNWSMNNYGPRILKADYSPGFFVKHFIKDLKIALDEARTMEIDLPATRLAEELYSKLAEKGFENDGTQALIKLWWGAEG; from the coding sequence ATGAAAACTATTGGCTTTATTGGAATTGGTGTAATGGGTCATTCGATTGTAGAAAACATGATGAAAAATGGATTGAATGTGGCTGTCTATAATCGGACAAAGAGTAAAACAGATGAGTTAGTTCACAAAGGAGCAGTCTGGAAAGATACACCGCAAGAAGTTGCCACTGCTAGTGAGATTATTTTTACCATGGTTGGTTTTCCTCAAGATGTGGACAAGGTTTACTTTGGTGAGGACGGGATATTTAAAGCGGATATTACTGGGAAAATTCTTGTAGACTTGACGACAAGTACGCCATCATTGGCTGTAAGGCTTGCTGAACAGGCTGAAAAACAGGGCGCCTCAGCGTTGGATGCTCCTGTTTCGGGAGGAGATCTTGGTGCAAAAAACGGAACACTGACGATTATGGTTGGAGGAAATGAAGAAGCCTACGAAAAAGTTGTTCCAATTTTTAAAACATTTGGAAAAACGTTTAATCTACATGGTACTGCTGGAAAAGGGCAGCACACGAAGATGGCTAATCAAATCATGATCGCAGGTACAATGACTGGGATGACAGAAATGTTGGTCTATGCGGAGAAGGCTGGATTGAAATTAGAAAAAGTGATTGAAACATTGGGTGGGGGAAGCGCATCGAATTGGTCAATGAATAATTATGGGCCAAGAATATTGAAGGCAGATTATTCACCTGGTTTTTTCGTGAAGCACTTTATTAAAGATTTAAAAATTGCATTGGATGAAGCAAGAACGATGGAAATCGATCTTCCAGCTACAAGATTGGCGGAAGAATTGTATAGTAAGTTAGCCGAAAAAGGGTTTGAAAATGATGGGACTCAAGCGTTGATCAAGCTTTGGTGGGGCGCTGAAGGATAA